One Oncorhynchus kisutch isolate 150728-3 linkage group LG11, Okis_V2, whole genome shotgun sequence genomic region harbors:
- the LOC109884889 gene encoding cytoplasmic protein NCK1 isoform X3 encodes MNMANLFKHFFRIGKVKRKTGMRDTASNADADTCSDNGERLYDLNLPALVKFSYTAEREDELSLVKGTRVIVMEKCSDGWWRGGYQGCSGWFPSNYVTEDADGTAGGGGGDSLGDPIGSLTEKLAAVVHSVSNGNRRLHTVQALYPFSSGNDEELNFEKGEVMEVVEKPDNDPEWWKCRKADGQLGLVPKNYVTVLPPQQDSTTQNASLGPAGPPTPDCDYISPATVGRFAGKPWYYGKVTRHQAEVALNQRGVEGDFLIRDSESSPNDFSISLKAQGKNKHFKVQLKDGLYCIGQRKFSSLEDLVDHYKKAPIFTSEQGDKLYLVKALAAS; translated from the exons GCATCGGGAAGGTGAAGCGGAAAACGGGAATGCGTGACACGGCCTCGAACGCCGACGCCGACACGTGCTCCGACAATGGCGAGCGCCTTTACGACCTCAACCTGCCGGCGCTCGTCAAGTTCAGCTACACCGCCGAGCGTGAGGACGAGCTCTCATTGGTTAAGGGTACACGCGTCATCGTCATGGAGAAGTGTAGCGATGGCTGGTGGCGTGGGGGGTACCAGGGGTGTTCCGGATGGTTCCCTTCCAACTACGTGACGGAGGACGCAGATGGGACAGCGGGGGGAGGAGGGGGCGACAGTTTGGGGGACCCAATAGGGTCACTGACTGAGAAGCTAGCGGCAGTGGTTCACAGTGTGTCTAACGGGAACCGGAGACTCCACACGGTGCAGGCGCTGTACCCTTTCAGCTCGGGGAACGACGAGGAGCTGAACTTTGAgaagggagaggtgatggaggtggtAGAGAAACCAGACAACGACCCTGAGTGGTGGAAGTGCCGTAAAGCAGACGGACAGCTGGGACTAGTGCCTAAGAACTACGTCACTGTGCTGCCTCCCCAGCAGGACTCTACTACCCAGAATGCCTCACTGGGCCCCGCGGGGCCGCCCACGCCCGACTGTGACTACATCTCTCCGGCCACGGTGGGGCGGTTTGCTGGGAAGCCGTGGTACTATGGCAAGGTGACGCGTCATCAGGCAGAGGTGGCTCTCAaccagagaggagtggagggagactTCCTCATCAGAGACTCTGAGTCATCG cccaatgatttctccatctctctgaagGCCCAGGGAAAGAACAAGCATTTCAAGGTTCAGTTGAAGGATGGTTTGTACTGCATTGGCCAGAGGAAGTTCAGTTCTCTGGAGGACTTGGTGGATCACTACAAGAAGGCTCCCATCTTCACCAGCGAGCAGGGAGACAAGCTCTACCTGGTTAAGGCCCTGGCTGCCTCTTGA